A window of Hymenobacter siberiensis genomic DNA:
CCGCCCTCCACCGCCACCACGCTACTCACGGCCACCACCCGCGCCCAGGCCGCAGCCGACAGCATGGCCCTGTGCGCTGCCAATAACCTAACGTCGGCTGGCTTTCTCGATGGCGGCACCCGGTTTGTGGCCAAGCGCAACTCCAAGGGCCTGGAGGCTTACCAGCAGTCCACCAACACCAACTTTTCGGTAACGGTGCGCACCGCCGACGGCCGCGGCTCGGGCTACGCCATTGCCGACGTGACGGACCCCGCCAGGCTCAACGCCAAAGCCCTCACCCAGCGCGCCGCCGATAAGGCCCTGGGCTCGGTGAATGCCAAGGCCATCGAGCCGGGCAAGTACACCGTCATTCTGGAGCCGGCCGCCCTCATGGCCGGCGACGACCTCTCGCTGCTGGGGGGAATGATATTCGGGATGGGCGCCCGCGAGGCCGACGAAGGCCGCAGCTTCCTAAGCAAAAAGGGCGGCGGCAACCGCAAGGGCGAAAAGCTGTTCGATGACCGGATAACCATCTACTCCGACCCGCTGAATGCCGAGGTGCCCGGCAATGCCTTCGACGGCGATGGCCTGCCCACCAAACGCCAGACCTGGGTTGAGAAAGGCGTGGTAAAAAATCTGTTTTACAGCCGCTTCTGGGCCGAGAAAAACAAGGTCGCCGCCACGGCTTTCCCCAACGGCTTCATCATGGCGGGCGGCACCCAGAGCACCGCCGAGCTCATCAAAAGTACCGCTAAAGGCATTCTGGTCACGCGCTTGTGGTACATCCGAGAAGTCGACCCGCAGACGCTGCTCTACACCGGCCTGACACGCGACGGAACGTTCTACATCGAAAACGGAAAGATAAAATTCCCCATCAAGAACCTACGCTTCAATGAAAGCCCGATTATCATGCTCAATAATATTGAGGCCATCGGCCGGCCCCAGCGCCTGGCCGGCTGCCTCATTCCCCCGCTGAAAATTCGCGATTTCACGTTCACGAGCTTGTCGGACGCTATTTAGAATTGTAGCGTGGACTCTGCGAGTCCGCGCGTGAGCGTAGCGAGCATTGGACAAGGATTCCGGATGCTCGCTACGCTCGCTCGCGGACTCGCAGAGTCCACGCTACATGAGGCCGGCGCAACGTTATGGCAGCTTTCCACGACTATAGCTGCGTATCTGCCGCATCTACTATCACTATTTTCACCTAATGCCCGCTGCCGCTTTCACTTTCGTGCGCCTGAAATACCACTCCGGCGACTGGGACGCGGTGGACGAGCGCATGCCCGCCAACCTGCTGCACTCGCTGGTGCAGTACACCAAAGTACCCGTCGACCCCAAGGAAAAAGTGGTGGCCCTGGACAGCCCCGAGCTGTTCAACTACCCCTTCTGCTACCTGAGCGGGCACCGGCTGGTGCAGTTTTCCAGCACGGAGAAAAAGAACTTTACGCAGTACGTCCGCAATGGCGGTTTTGTGTTCGTGGATGATTGCAACCACGACATCGACGGCCTCTTCGCCCGTTCCTTTGAGGAGCAGATGCGCCAGTGCTTCGGCAGCAGCGCCCTGAAGAAAATCCCCAAAACGCACCCTATCTATTCCCAGTTTTTCACCTTCAAAGACGGACCGCCCAATACTGGTTTTGAATTGAACGGCTGGGGCGACGACCTCGTGCACGACTACTTGAAGGCCATCGAAATAAAGGGCCGTATCGGCGTGCTTTACTCCAATAAAGACTATGGCTGCGAATGGGACTATGACTTCCGCAACAAGCGCTTCCTGGCTGAGGACAACACGAAGTTTGGGGTAAATATTCTGCTTTATGCCTTGACTTAGAACGTCATAAAGCACGTCATACTGAGCAAAGCCGAAGCATCTCTACCTCAATACTAATTAATTACTTGCGCAGTAGAGAGGCTTCGGCTGCGCGGACGCCAGATGAAGCATGACGTTTTTGATAAGACGACCTTAAACACCCAATGACCGAACAAGAAGTAAACACCCTCCTCGCCAAGCTACCCGTCCTCAAGGCTGAAATTGCCAAGGTCATCGTGGGCCAGGAAACCGTGCTCGATGAAGTGCTGGTGGCCCTACTGGCCGGCGGCCACGCCCTGCTCGAAGGCGTGCCCGGCCTGGCTAAAACCCTGCTGGTGCGCACGCTGGCAGCCGCCACGGACCTGCCCTTCCGCCGCATCCAGTTCACCCCCGATTTGATGCCCACCGACATCCTCGGCACCGAGGTACTGGAGGAGGACCACGGCACCGGCCACCGCTCGTTCAAGTTCAACCCCGGCCCCATCTTCGCCAGCCTGGTACTGGCTGATGAAATCAACCGGACGCCGCCCAAAACCCAGGCCGCCCTGCTGGAGGCCATGCAGGAAGGCCACGTCACCTACGCCGGGCAGGAGCACGCGCTGCCCAAGCCGTTCTTCCTGCTAGCCACCCAAAACCCGATTGAGCAAAGTGGTACCTATCCGCTGCCCGAGGCCCAGCTCGACCGCTTTTTGCTGTACGTCCGCATTGGCTACCCCTCTGCCGAGGAGGAGCTGGCCGTGCTGCGCGGCACCACCGGTGCGGCCGGCCAAACGGTGCAGCCGGTGCTGGGCGGGGCTGATATCCGGGCCTTGCAGGCCCTCGTGCGCCAGGTGAGCCTCAGCCCCGAGCTCATGGATTTTGTGAACCGGCTGGTGCGGGCAACCCGCCCAGCCACGTCGGAAGTGAAGTTTATTAAGGACTACGGACGCTGGGGTGCGGGGCCCCGGGCCGGGCAGGCGCTCATACTATGCGCCAAGGCGCGGGCGCTGCTGCACGGCCGCTTCGCCGCCACGCTGGAGGATATCCGCACGCTGGCCCCGCCAGTGCTGCGGCACCGAGTGCTGCTGAATTTCAACGCCGAAGCTGAGAATATCACGACCGATGATGCCGTGGTGGAACTGCTGAAAGCGGTGGCGGTGTAGCGCGGGCTTTTAGTCCGCGAGTACCATAACTTTTTTATCGTTGAACTCGCGGACTAAAAGCCCGCGCTACTACATGCTCACTCCCGAACTCCTGCACGGCCTGCGCAACCTCTCCCTCGCCGCCCGGCAGGCGGCCGAGGGCTTCCTCAACGGCGCGCACGCCAGCCGGCGGCACGGCGCGGGCATGGAGTTCAACCAGTACCGCCCCTACCAGCCCGGCGACGACCTGCGCCGCCTCGACTGGCGCCTGGCCGCCCGCTCGGACCGCTACTACCTGCGCGAGTCGGAAATTGATACCAGCCTGACCGTACACCTGCTGCTCGACGCCAGTGCCAGCATGAACCACCGCGACGATAACGGCCTCAGCAAGCTCGACTACGCCCGGTTACTGCTCGGCGCGCTCGCTTACATCGCCACGCAGCAAGGCGATGCCGTGGGCCTGAGCATCCTCAGTCCCGCCGGCCTGCGCCACCTCGCGCCCCGCGCTGATGCCCGCCAACTGCCCCGCCTCTACCACGCCCTCGAAACGGCCGAAGCTGCCGGCCGCTTCCCCGCGCCCGAAACGCTGGCTCCTCTCACGGCCCGCCGCCAGCGCGCCCTCACGGTGTGCGTGAGCGACTTGTATGAGGAAGGCCAGGAAATCAATGCCTTGCTTACCCGCCTGCGCGCCACCAGCGGCGACGTACTATTACTGCACCTAATGGCGCACAACGAACTCAAATTCAACTACGAGGGCGCTGTCACTTTCCGCGACTTAGAAACCGGCCAAACCCTGCAAATCGACGCCGCTACCCAACGGACAGCCTACCAACAGCAGTTGCAAAACTGGCTGCGCGACACGGCCCAAAACGCCCGGCGGCAGGGCTTCGACTATCATTTACTGGATACTTCGCAGCCACTCGATGCGGCGATGCGGGAGTTTCTAAGGCGGCGCGGGAATAGTTAAAAATTGAGAGTTAAAAGTTAAAACCGCCTAGGTATCGGACCTTCCCTCAAAATTCTCAATTTTCAACTCTTAACTTTTAACTCTCAACCTTTAACTCCTTTTGTTCGCCCTTCTTCACCCTGCCGCCCTGCTGGCCCTCACGGGCCTGCTGGTGCCGGTAGCCATTCATCTCTGGAACCGCCGGCCCGCCCGTGAAGTGGCGGTGGGCAGCCTGCGCTGGCTAGCCGCCGGTGCCAACCGCCGCCTGCGCAACCTGAAGCTGGAGCAGCTCTGGCTGCTGCTGTTGCGCGCGGCACTGTTGGCGGTGCTGGCCGTGGCGGTGGCCGGGCCGGTGTGGCGCACGGCCCGGCCCATCAGCCGGGGCGTGGTGCTGCTGAGCGCCGAGGCGGCCCGACTGCCAACGCTGGCCGGCATCAAGCTCACTATCGACTCGCTGCGCCGGAAGGGATATGCGCTGCGCTGGCTATCGGCGGGCTTCCCCCGGGTGCCGGGTGCGGCGTGGCGGGCGGTGGCTGCGGGTCGAGCCAGCGCCGCCGTCGATTCGGCAGCGGCACGGCAGCCCTCCGGCCCGGCCTGGGCGCGGGTGCAGCAGGCGGCGGCCACCTTTGCGGGCCAGCCGGTTTTTGTGGTCACCAGCGCGGCGCTGCGCGACTTTGGCGGCCGCCACGCGCCGTTGCCAGCCGCCGTGAGCTGGCAGGCCCTGCCCGATACCACTACCAGCGCGTGGCTGGCGGCCGCCGGGTTGGTGGGCGACAGCCTGCACCTGCTGGTTGGCCACAGCAACGAAGCCCGAACCACCTACCGCCCGCAACGCTCACTGCTGCCGCCCACCGGCCAGATAGTTCGGCTGGCTGGACTTGCCCCGTTGCGCCTGCAGCCGGATACAACCGGCAGCGGAAGCCTGCGGCTGGTTCCGGCCAACGGCGCTACTTCTGCTTCCACCCCGGCCATTGAGGTAAGGAAATCGCCGCTTACCATTGACCTATACGCCACGCCGGAATACACCGCCGATGCCCGCTACTGGGAGGCGGCAGTACGCGCCGCCGCCGTAGGGCTGCCCGTGGCGCTGCAGCTACGCCGGGTTACGGACCGGCCCCGGCAGCTGCAGGCCGACTGGACATGCTGGCTTTCCGACGAAGCATTGCCCCGAAACTGGCAACAAACAGTGCAGCAAGGAGCTACTATCTGGCAGGAGGCCGCCGGCCCGGGCGTGCCCGACACGGCGAGCTTCGCCGCGGCTGATGCCTCGGGCTCAGCCGGCCTGGTGTTTCGGCGCGGTGCCCGCCCACCGGCTTTGGGGAGCGCAACGGTGTGGGCCGATGGCCGGGGCCGCCCGGTGCTTTCGCGGCGGATGCTGGGCCGTGGGGCAACTTATCAGCTGCACACACGCCTCGCACCGCCTTGGAGTGAGCTGGCCGACGACCCGCAGATGCCGGCCCGGCTACTGAAGCTGCTGCAGCCCGCCGCCCCCGATGAAGCTGCGGCCGTCCTCTACCATCCCCGCAACCCGGGCCTGGAGCAGCAGCTGAGTCGTTTCGACCATCGTGCCCTCGACCCCGCCCAGCTGACCTCGGCCCCTCGTATGCAGCCCACCGCCGCTCCAATTCGGGCGGCAGGCGAGCGCACGACTGATTTGCGGCCCTGGCTGGTACTGGCGGCCGGGCTGTTGTTTTTGCTGGAGCGCTGGCTGGCAGGGCGGCGGGCCGGGAGCACATTGCCTACTTCAATATGACGCAGCCCACGGTTACTTCCATTGAAACAAGCCGGTTGCCGGAGCAGGGCAAGTCCCAGGCGCAGCTTCAGGCGGTCAGGAACAGCTATGCCGGCCGCTATGCCGGCGCAGGGCTACAAGTCCTGCTGGCCGCCGGTGTCCTGTTGGCTGGGTTAGTACATCACTGGCCAGCCGCGCAGCCACTTTGGATAGCGCTGGCGGTATTAGGCTTGCTGACGGCCTCGGCGTGGTGGGCGTGGCCTCTGCGTCAGCTGGACTGCGCAGTTATAGCGCAACGGCTCGACCGGCAATTTCCTGAACTACAGGACAGCACCGGCCTGCTGCTGCAGGACCCGGCTACCCTGACTTTTCTTGGCCAACTGCAATTCAAGCGGGTAGCCGGGCAGCTAGGGCAGCTAACTGCTGAAGGGCCGGGACTACTCCCATTTTCTTTTCGGAAGCCGTTGCTGCTGAGTGCTGGACTATTGCTGGGTGCGGCGTTATGCTACCTGCTGCCCATCAGCCAGCCGGCCCAACCCATACCGGCGGCAGTCAGCATGCGGTTTTCGCCCCCGGCTCCGGCAGCGGCCGGGCAGGCCGCACCGCCGCGTATCAGCGAAACAAAACTGCTGGTCACGCCCCCCGCATACACCCGACTGGCGGCTTTTGCGCCGACGCAGCCTTCGTTTCAGTGCCCGCAGGAGGCGCGGGTGCGCTGGCAGGTGCGGGTGAGCGGCGATGGCAAATCGGCAGCGCCGATGCTGGAACTGGGGCGCCAGCGGATTCGCCTACAGCCGGTGGCCGGGCAGGCGGGCTGGTTTTTTACCGAGCAAACGCTGATGGCTTCCACGCTGTACCGGCTGCGCTACGCGGGCACGTTGTCTGATGATTACGCCATTGATGTGCGGCCCGACCTCGCGCCCGTGCTGCGCATTCAAACCCCGAAATCCTACACGCTGGTGGCGGCCATCGGCCAGCGGCCGGAAGTCTCCATCCGCGCCACCGTGCGCGATGACTACGGTCTGAGCCGGGCCGAGCTGGTGATAACCGTGGCGCAGGGCCAGGGCGAGGCGGTGAAGTTCCACGAGGTGCGGCGCGATTTGAGCGCGGGCCTGGGCGGGCCGCAGGCCACGCTGGGCAGCCTGCTCAACCTGCCCAAACTGGGCCTGACTTACGGCGACGAGCTCTACTTCTACCTCACGGCGCGCGACAACCACGGCCATACTACTCGTACTGATTCTTACCTCGTGCAGTGGCAGGATACCGCCGTGGCCGATGGGGCACTCGACCTGGGCATGGGTGTAAAAGTGGCTCCCGCCTACTTCCGCAGCCAGCGTCAGATTATCATCGACACCGAAAAGCTGCTGGCCGAAAAGCCGAAGCTTGATGCCGCCACCGTGGCCAACCGGGCCAACAACCTCGGCTTCGACCAGCAGACGCTGCGCCTGCGCTACGGCAAGTTTCTGGGCGAAGAGTCGGAGGCCGGGATTGGGGTGGAAGCTGGCCCGCACGCACCCACGGCCGAAGACGAGGACGCACCCGCCTCCCCCACCGCAGAAGCCCCCGGGCACGACGACCACGACCACGGCGGCGCGCCGGTTTCGCCCTCCAAAGCCTCGCCCACCGCCGAAACCGATGCCCTGATGGACCCCTACATCCACAAGCACGACGACTCCGAAACCGCCGACTTCCTGGAGCCCGCCGTGAAGGCCAAGCTCCACGCCGTGCTCGACCAGATGTGGGCCGCCGAGCTGCGCCTGCGCACCGGCCAGCTGGCGGCGGCCCGGCCCTTCGAATACCGCGCCCTGCGCCTGCTGAAGGAAGTGCAGCAGCAGACCCGGGCCTACGTAAAAAAAGCCGGCTTCACCCCGCCGCCCATGCCCGAAGCCACCCTGCGCCTCACCGGCGAGCTGGCCGGGGCCGCCGTGCCCCAGCGCCAGCAAACCTTGCCCGCCCCGGCTACTCAGCCGGCCATCCGCGCCGCCCTGCGCTGGCTGGCCGCGGCCGACAACGACCAGCCCCCCCGCCCCGCCGATGCCGTGCTGCTTGACCAGGCCGGCACCGTACTATCCGGCGCGGCCCTCACCCGCCCGGGCTTCTACCTGCCGGCATTACGGGCCCTACGCGAGCTGGGAGCCGACGTGCGCGCCGGCCGCCCCACCCGTGCAGCCAGCCGCGCACCTGTAGCCCGCGCCCTCACCGACCTGCTGGCCGTGCCCACTCCCGCACCCGCCGCCCCGCCCGCTGCCGACCGGCTGGCGCGGCGTTATTTCCAGGACTTAAGCCGTTAGCCCGTTGCCCATTTTAACTCCGAATCCGGTTCTTTACTTTGGCCTGCTGGCGGGCTGCCTGCTGCTGGTCTTCGGGCTGCTAGTGCTGGCCTGGCAGCGGCCCCGTCGGCGGCAGCGGATGGCCAGGGTGCTGGCCAGCCTGGCCGCCGTTGCAGCGCTGTGGCTCAGCGCTTTTCCGCCGCTGCGCCACCTGACCGCCATTCGTACCGAGGCCATTCTACTCACCCCCGGCTACTCGCCCGATACCCTGCGGCAGCTCCGCCGGCAGTTGGGTGCAGGCACATCGGTCTGGACCTATGCCGACGCCGACCCGCCTGCCAACGCCCGGCCGCTGGCCAGCCTGCTCACGCTGGCCGAGCAACGGCCGGCGCTGCATCGGCTGCACATTCTGGGCCACGGGCTACCGGCCGCTGAACTGGCGCTGCTGAATTCGCTGGCGGTACGGCTGCACCCAGGGGCACCGTTTGAGGGCTTCGCCACCGCTTTTTGGCCGGCAACATCATCATTGGGTGAAATGCTGCGGCTGGAAGGCACGGTGGTAGCACCCGGCCGGCCAGCCGCCGCGTGGGTGGTGCTGTACGCTGCTGGCACCGGGCGCGATTCGGTGCGGTTGCCAGCCGGTGGCGGGCCTTTCCGGCTGCGCTACCGGCCCAAAGCCGCCGGGCTGGCCACCTACGAATTGCAGCTACGCCGACCGGGCCAGCCGCTGCTGGCGGAGCCGGTGCCGGTCGAAATCACCACGCCCGCGCTGCCGGCCGTGCTGCTGCTCACCGCCACGCCTTCCTTCGAGTTCAAGTTTTTGAAGAACTACCTGGCCGAAGCCCATTACCCAGTGGCCCTACGCACGAGCGTAAGCCGGGGCCTGGTCCAGACTGATTTCGTGAACCTGCCGGCCCAGTCGCTCGACCGCCTCACGCCCGCCCTGCTGGCCCGCTATGCCGTAGTGGTGGCCGATGCTGCCACGCTGGGCGCCCTTTCCGCCGCCGAAACCCAGGCCCTGCAAGCGGCCTTACGCGCCGGCCGGTTGGGCATCGTCACACTGGCTGAAGCCGCGCCCCTGCCCCGCACCGCGCCCGCCCGCGCCGATTTCACGGTGCAACCCCGGCCAGCGAATGTCGCCACCCAGCCCCTCACCTGGCCTGACGCGCCCGGCGAGGCCCGCGCCGCGCTGCCGGCCCAGTTGCAAGCCAACCCGACGCTGCGGGCACT
This region includes:
- a CDS encoding TldD/PmbA family protein, whose translation is MAILSKDDAQTLLKKVLSYSTADECEASLNGRTTGNIRYARNSVSTAGAQDSVSLAVESRFGKRSGIATCNEFDDATLRRCVQRAEEIARLAPESPEYVPLLGPQTYLSPPSTATTLLTATTRAQAAADSMALCAANNLTSAGFLDGGTRFVAKRNSKGLEAYQQSTNTNFSVTVRTADGRGSGYAIADVTDPARLNAKALTQRAADKALGSVNAKAIEPGKYTVILEPAALMAGDDLSLLGGMIFGMGAREADEGRSFLSKKGGGNRKGEKLFDDRITIYSDPLNAEVPGNAFDGDGLPTKRQTWVEKGVVKNLFYSRFWAEKNKVAATAFPNGFIMAGGTQSTAELIKSTAKGILVTRLWYIREVDPQTLLYTGLTRDGTFYIENGKIKFPIKNLRFNESPIIMLNNIEAIGRPQRLAGCLIPPLKIRDFTFTSLSDAI
- a CDS encoding DUF4159 domain-containing protein produces the protein MPAAAFTFVRLKYHSGDWDAVDERMPANLLHSLVQYTKVPVDPKEKVVALDSPELFNYPFCYLSGHRLVQFSSTEKKNFTQYVRNGGFVFVDDCNHDIDGLFARSFEEQMRQCFGSSALKKIPKTHPIYSQFFTFKDGPPNTGFELNGWGDDLVHDYLKAIEIKGRIGVLYSNKDYGCEWDYDFRNKRFLAEDNTKFGVNILLYALT
- a CDS encoding AAA family ATPase, whose product is MTEQEVNTLLAKLPVLKAEIAKVIVGQETVLDEVLVALLAGGHALLEGVPGLAKTLLVRTLAAATDLPFRRIQFTPDLMPTDILGTEVLEEDHGTGHRSFKFNPGPIFASLVLADEINRTPPKTQAALLEAMQEGHVTYAGQEHALPKPFFLLATQNPIEQSGTYPLPEAQLDRFLLYVRIGYPSAEEELAVLRGTTGAAGQTVQPVLGGADIRALQALVRQVSLSPELMDFVNRLVRATRPATSEVKFIKDYGRWGAGPRAGQALILCAKARALLHGRFAATLEDIRTLAPPVLRHRVLLNFNAEAENITTDDAVVELLKAVAV
- a CDS encoding DUF58 domain-containing protein, whose amino-acid sequence is MLTPELLHGLRNLSLAARQAAEGFLNGAHASRRHGAGMEFNQYRPYQPGDDLRRLDWRLAARSDRYYLRESEIDTSLTVHLLLDASASMNHRDDNGLSKLDYARLLLGALAYIATQQGDAVGLSILSPAGLRHLAPRADARQLPRLYHALETAEAAGRFPAPETLAPLTARRQRALTVCVSDLYEEGQEINALLTRLRATSGDVLLLHLMAHNELKFNYEGAVTFRDLETGQTLQIDAATQRTAYQQQLQNWLRDTAQNARRQGFDYHLLDTSQPLDAAMREFLRRRGNS
- a CDS encoding BatA domain-containing protein codes for the protein MFALLHPAALLALTGLLVPVAIHLWNRRPAREVAVGSLRWLAAGANRRLRNLKLEQLWLLLLRAALLAVLAVAVAGPVWRTARPISRGVVLLSAEAARLPTLAGIKLTIDSLRRKGYALRWLSAGFPRVPGAAWRAVAAGRASAAVDSAAARQPSGPAWARVQQAAATFAGQPVFVVTSAALRDFGGRHAPLPAAVSWQALPDTTTSAWLAAAGLVGDSLHLLVGHSNEARTTYRPQRSLLPPTGQIVRLAGLAPLRLQPDTTGSGSLRLVPANGATSASTPAIEVRKSPLTIDLYATPEYTADARYWEAAVRAAAVGLPVALQLRRVTDRPRQLQADWTCWLSDEALPRNWQQTVQQGATIWQEAAGPGVPDTASFAAADASGSAGLVFRRGARPPALGSATVWADGRGRPVLSRRMLGRGATYQLHTRLAPPWSELADDPQMPARLLKLLQPAAPDEAAAVLYHPRNPGLEQQLSRFDHRALDPAQLTSAPRMQPTAAPIRAAGERTTDLRPWLVLAAGLLFLLERWLAGRRAGSTLPTSI
- a CDS encoding DUF4175 family protein; its protein translation is MTQPTVTSIETSRLPEQGKSQAQLQAVRNSYAGRYAGAGLQVLLAAGVLLAGLVHHWPAAQPLWIALAVLGLLTASAWWAWPLRQLDCAVIAQRLDRQFPELQDSTGLLLQDPATLTFLGQLQFKRVAGQLGQLTAEGPGLLPFSFRKPLLLSAGLLLGAALCYLLPISQPAQPIPAAVSMRFSPPAPAAAGQAAPPRISETKLLVTPPAYTRLAAFAPTQPSFQCPQEARVRWQVRVSGDGKSAAPMLELGRQRIRLQPVAGQAGWFFTEQTLMASTLYRLRYAGTLSDDYAIDVRPDLAPVLRIQTPKSYTLVAAIGQRPEVSIRATVRDDYGLSRAELVITVAQGQGEAVKFHEVRRDLSAGLGGPQATLGSLLNLPKLGLTYGDELYFYLTARDNHGHTTRTDSYLVQWQDTAVADGALDLGMGVKVAPAYFRSQRQIIIDTEKLLAEKPKLDAATVANRANNLGFDQQTLRLRYGKFLGEESEAGIGVEAGPHAPTAEDEDAPASPTAEAPGHDDHDHGGAPVSPSKASPTAETDALMDPYIHKHDDSETADFLEPAVKAKLHAVLDQMWAAELRLRTGQLAAARPFEYRALRLLKEVQQQTRAYVKKAGFTPPPMPEATLRLTGELAGAAVPQRQQTLPAPATQPAIRAALRWLAAADNDQPPRPADAVLLDQAGTVLSGAALTRPGFYLPALRALRELGADVRAGRPTRAASRAPVARALTDLLAVPTPAPAAPPAADRLARRYFQDLSR